GGGTTCTCTAGACTAGCAGATCAAGTATAACTGCCTTGTCTGATTTCCGGACAAAACACCTGTCGACGGTCCTCGAATCAAAACTCTGGCAGCTGGTGCGCACTCTATACATTCACACCATCGCGAAACCTGCGCAGCCCGGAGTCCCCGTTCTCACCTGCAGGGATATATGCCGGTGGCTGGAGCTGCAGGCCAGCCAGAGCCTGCTGGCAGTGGAAAACACTGGGGTTAAAGAACGGAGTCGCACCATTGGTCTTTTCAAGCGCCGATCTCTTTGGTATCAGTTGAAGTGCACCAGGCTGAAGGGCCTGCGAGGGAGAGATGGAATAATAAATAGCATCAAAGAAAGTAACAAAATGTCCTCAAGGCGAGCAAAGCAGCAGTTAGATAAAGGTATGGCCCGGGAACCCTTTGCAAGGGTATCTGTTGAGCAATTGACTAGATAAGTATAGCctaacacagaaaataaacagacaaggaaaaaacATACTGGTTTTCAACTTCACTCATTTAAGCAAATAACAAAGGACCTCATCATTTGAGCACGATGTGACCCAAAGCTGTGAACAGcaaatactcatttaaaattaACATGTCCGGGATGTCCATCCATTAATCTATTACAATGAGATGGGCAGAAGCAACAGATATAGCAGGGAAGAGATTTTTGCCAGTTAAAATTCCAACGTGGATCTAGGAGATAAATGGTACACAGGTGATAAAACAGATGTCAGGAGGTCAGAGTTTGATCTTGTAGCTccataaaacaaaatccaatctATATAAGGACTTCCCGTGCAAATTCTAGAACTGTGCTTCTTCCAACTAGTATGTAAgggaaaagtaaataattttctttttcacgaCGCACCTCACCCAGATAACATAGTAAAATATGTGCAATTTTCATTTATAGATGCTCACTGTGCATTTCGGGATGTACCACCAGCTTCGTTAAGTCCTTGTAAGgtttaattctaaaatgtattagaaTTTAAAACTCTCCTTTCATGTCTACACTTCTTTCAAAACCTCACGGTGCCCATGATACTCGGTCAAATTTGCTCCTGGATCAGATTCGTTGGAGAAGTTGGACATgactttctacattttttttttctcagcaaatTGCATGTGACTTAAAAGACATGTCCCAGCAACAAGAATTAGGTATGCTCCAAATTCTTAAGGAGACAGGAACACTTGTGTTGAGTAATGAGCATTCCATATGCCAAAAAGGGGCATGCCATGACCTTCTTTCTCCTGTGGATAAAGAAGTCTAAAGgtatctctattttctttttttttttttggaaactaaatatttactcttcgtgtcttttgcttttaaatgCATACATGCTGCTTCAGTGAAGTCAACCTGAGCTACGCACATGAATACgaagagggtaaaaaaaaatctttcttttacaAAACATTTCAACTCTGAATCCTTCAAAATATAGAAAGCCTAAATTTCTTCAGGAAGCCTCCTTTATTTGATCTTACCTCAAACCAATTCCTGTGGGCCAATCTGACTACACTACTAAGACTCTGCTCTGACCAGCTACTCAGAGAGGAATGTTATATTGATATTCACAAGTACCAAATGAAGGCCTACTAGATAATATTTAATTCTCAACAGATTTGGAACTGGCTTACATGCATCCTACCAAACACACTCAAATCATGAGAAATGGACACATACATATGAAGGCCCCGTGACTGAGCACGGAACAGGTACACAATGGTACATCCCATGCATATGAGAACCTTTATTTTTAGGGGAAACTGTATTTCTCTTGTGTATCATAGACCCACACTGCTTCTGAACTCCATGCCACTGACACAAGTAATCAAAAAAAATTGGAGGTTTAAAATCTGCAGTGAACACTCTGGATACCTTGCTATTTTTTCATAACTTAAAATCCTCTCCTTCAAAAGAACTTAAGACCAAAACCATTTGgtgaagtctttttaaaattcattaacagACTGTTTTACAGATCAagggagaaaataagtttcttctACTTTCATGAAGTGATGGGTTCAGTTCTGAGAGAACAGAGGAGGTGAAGCAAGTCCAGAATCTACAAGAAAAGTCTGGAGAAATCTGGAGTATTTGCCTTAGAAAAAAAGACACGAGAGTCCCACTCATATGGAATAGggactgacttattttgtgtaataaaataagtttaagtTCCAGTTACACCAAGATCAACTTCAACTCAATAAGGAAAACCTTAACAAATAGGGATGtttgaaaatacagtaaaaccttgcatTGCGAGtgacttgttctgtgagtgttccgcaagacgagcaaacatttctaatacattttaacttgataaatgagcgacgTCTTGCAATACGATTAGtacgtgatgccgaatgtcacatgatcaaaactgagccaatggttcttgaaattcactttgatacacgagtgctttggattatcaGCATGTtcccagaacaaattatgctcacaaaccaaagttttactgtaaatCTATCTCTTTCATGAAAAGGTAAGGTCCTGTCATGGGCTTCAGGATCCTGTAGGTGGTTTTTTTCTCCACGGCCAGGAAACATGAGGTTTCCTCAGGGTTTTGTCCCTTATTGAGATTATTATACCCTATTACATGAGGAAAggcccacattaaaaaaaaggaaaaaaattacaagctgattttctttttttttttaatatttttaatttttaacgtttatttatttttgagacagagacagagcatgaacaggggagggtcagagagagggagacacagaatccgaaacaggctccaggctctgagctgtcagcacagagcccaacgcggggctcgaactcatggaccgcgagatcatgacctgagccgaagtcggccgcttaactgactgagccacccaggcgcccctacaagcaGATTTTCAAAGTAATTGACAGCTATGACAAACTTAACTAatcataatttctatttctcaacCTATCACACTGTAGTGTTATGCATCTATTTTTCCCACCTGCTACCTTACTGACAAAATGTCCATGAAGGTGGCTTACAGGGTAGAGAGACAACTTTCTGCCTTTTTGGGATATTAAGATTAGCTAGGCTATCAAAACTactcaaaaataatttactgtTTAAGTTATAGAATTTACTCTTTTCCAAAACATGGGAGAAAAAGCACAGTAGATTAAAATCATTAGTGAAGctttgaaacaattatttttagaaaatttgagCAAATGAAGCAGAATAAATAGGTGTTCTCTTTTCCAGCTTATAACCTTGGCTATTCATACTACGATCCACTCATGACTATTCAAGACTATGGTTATAAGGATATTAGACAAGGTGAGGAATGTACTAACATTTCCCCCCAAACAGCCTACAACCCCTGGTCCGTTCTTACCATCGCGGTGGCAGCTGAATGGTTCATCTGGTGATGAGCTGCCCTGAGTTTGGCTTGCAAGTGAGCAGGAGGATGAAAGTACTTGCATTTCTCCCGGGAGCATCGCCCTTTGATGTAATCCATGCAGATGGTCACAGTATTATCGCTCGCCTCGATCATGGAAACATCTGTAGGGTGAGCGTAGCGGCAATCGTTCTCACCACGGGTACAGTTTCCACGCTGGAATTCTCGGCAAACCTTAAATTACAGTGACAGTGACAACACATATCACATGGATGCCTGGAAGCTgattagcttttatttattttgccagtgAATGTAAGAGCAAGAGTAGACGTGATTTTGTCATCTATCTAGGAAAATTCTACAAAAGCTGAAGGATAATGTGAAGCCATATTCCCGGTGAGACGTCCACATAGATGTTTctattcctagaaaaaaaaaatattccactaCGCCCAAAGGAAAGTTGTCTGCTTTAAAAGTATTGTTGAAAACCACTTTTTAATCTTCCGCTTAATTCACAGCCTGAAGTGTAATTAGCCAAATTTTCAAGAGGGGGTTATTTTGCTAAAGTCCAAGATGAGTCTTTGTCACACAGCAATGCAGTTTTTCCCAGCAAAAAGTTGTGGATCACAACTGAGTTGCGTGTACAGTCAGATTCCATTACGATACAAATGCCAGGCATTTAAGTCAGCCAGTGGAGTTGCCTTTGTATGAAATGGACTagttatttatttccatgtagGAAGAATGACAAGGGAAGACTGAAGGACTTCCATAAATCAAAAAAGCTGTTTGAAGTTTCTTTTAGATTGCCTTTTCATAAGCAGCGGGGATATTCATTATCTAGTCCATCATTCTTAAGATGGAGAAAAAGGTTTGCATACTATGATACTCCCTTAATATTCTGCATTCATAGAGActtaatctactttttttttcccagttggaTTATTCTAGCAAGTAGAGACTCATTAACAATACGGCGATCCCAGTCTATAAAGCTGGAGCCTGGGTTAAAGGAACATTCCCACCAGCCCTCTTGTGCCATAGCAAAGGGGATGCAGTGTCCGTATCTGGGCACACTAGGACACCGTCTGACCTGTTGTACAACTGAATCAATGCGTTGCATAACAGGCTACAATGGCAGTAGTAagacatttaacatttttctgaGGTTATACTTCATAAGCTAAAAACTCAGGTGTATTTATTGAAAGCATTCAAAACGCTGGGCCCTGAGAATGTCGCTTTCTGCGTGGGGTTGATACTACCCTACaggtatttatatatttctacatCAATACCTCCAGTCTATCTGAACGCATCGGTTTGGGACCAGCAGCTCCTGGCAATGCGAGAGGCGGGTTTCCAGAAATCAGAACAGGTGCATTCGGTACAAGTTCAGCAGGAAGCAGGCCCATCCCAGGATGAGGTAAGTAAGGATTGAAAGCCATGGCAGGATTAGCTGCAAGTGGTGGATTCACAGGAAAAGAAGTCTGCAcgttgaaaagaggaaaaaaaaaaagccattagaGGTAAATAGATTCTTTTCTATTATTACACAGGAGGCATTCTTTCAAAGAGCCTAAGCCATATCCCAAGTTACCATTGTTGCTTTTGACTTCTGCCACAAGTGATATCACCTATACAGGCAATCTGCCTTGTCTCCTTACACAGGCATGGCCCTTCCAGGCAGACTTCCGGTTCTCCCGAAAGCCCCTCTGTTccactctcctccttcctctttccatcaGCACTGCCTGGCCCTAAGGCTGCCGGTCCTACCAAAGTTCCACCAGCCCCACCACCACCTCACTCCTCTTTTTGGCCCACTATCAATTACAGAAGACAGAAGGGAAGTGAGGAAGAAAGGGGCAGATTAAAGAAAGGTGAAAGCTCTAACAACTTCTTGCTGTCCACCTAAAATGAGATTGGGATggtcgttttttaaaaaaaattagaggttcTATTTCACAAATGAATCGGACTTGCCCAGCCTCGTCTTTACCTAGGGGGCCAGATGATATCCCTAACTCAAAAGGAGGCCCTAAAAAATGTTCCAAGGATCCCTGTTAGGCAGGGAGACATAACATAATAGGATTTGAAGGTATATAAACTAGAGCACAACTTGTcaagaaaaacattagaaatgcAAAGGGCTCTCACAGGTTTTTCTCTCTTATGAAAGTCCTAATCTCAAGAGCTTGATACATGTATTGCCTTTATTATCTGTAACCATGTAGTTTATCCCTCTGTGTGCTATTTTCCAGCTTGTTCCACATGTGggaatcttttcttttcaatgtggTTCTAATTTCTTTgatagttctcttttctccactgtaATACCCCATTCTTAGTAAATGACTGATAGAATCAGTGATaaggtttaaaaagaaatggaagcattTAACGGATTAACAACAAACCATGGTTAAATGCAGTACATTTCTAGCAGGGACTCTATGAGGTAGATAGTGCCTTGGTGTGCACCTGGTGGTTTCTCTCGGTGCATTATTAATAGCAtctgttctttcttgctttcttgtgatttctttcacTAAAGAAAGAATGCATCCTTTGCCCTGTCAAGCTGTATCCATATCTTCTGCTACATCACATGAATAGGAACAGCCCTAAGTATAGGTAGAATGGGAGGCTATGGAGTATGAAGTGAGAGCCAATATATATATTCACCAACCCACCCCCTAGTCTGACTTGAAATTTTCACCTGCATAGCCGTCTCCCCAAAGCCCATTAAAAACCACATaccaggggcgcgtgggtggctcagtcggttaagcatccaacttcggctcaggtcatgttcccacagttttgtgggttcaagccctgcctcggtctctgtactgacagggcagagcctgcttgagattctctctctctctccctctctctctccctctctctctctctctccctgtctctgctcctctcccacttgttctatctctgtctctctcaaaataaataaacttaaaaaaaaaaacaaccacatgCCAACATGGAAGGAAGGGGCTTCCCAAAGAGCACTCTACTGTAGATGATTTTCTCAAAGTAGCTAATCGGCACGttaggaaggacagaaagaactTGGCCCCTCAAAACTGACAAGACTCACTAGGGTGAGTAGAGAATGCATGGCAGCCAAGAGCTTTCAGAGGAAGGGGCAACACCAGGCACCGGGAAAGATGATGGTGCAGTCAGGGAGGGGCTTTAAGGTCTGAGGACCAGGTCTAGGGCTGACCCAGCCCAACTAGGCATTGTGATGTAAGGCTGTAAGGACACGCCATACTTCTCACTGAATGAGATGTGAAGCTCCAGGAATTAGCTGATGTGATATTGTTATATAATGAGATGGAAATCTCTTGGAAACTGCCACCCAGGCATGCTTCCACGATAAGGCACAGTTTATCAGTTTGATGATTCACGGTTGTCTCAAAACCAGCAAGAATCTCTCATTGTAAAAACTCTGCATTTGAACCACACAACAGTACTttgttttacttctcttttctctctgactttcaTAGTAAATTTCTCACTGAAGTCACCCTGCTGTTTCTCCTGGATGCTTTCTGCCTTTGCCTTTTACAGAAGTGAGAAGAACCATTATTATAATTCTCTTCGAAAACTACTGAATTAAAAGACCTGTAGGTGAGTGGGTTTTCCAGATTAAAAATCATTAATCACTAATAAATAGTGATCGATTAATAATATTTAAGCCTAATGCATGTAAATGATGCTTCCTATTTGCAGTAGCTCTGaacttctgtaatttttttccttcctttttcggGGAAATTTTCCTGGTTAACTTCTGCTTTCTTTGGAATATATTGTAACTTGTTTAGGTTTGTTATAGGCTTCAAGTGTATGAAAAGAAGTTGTAAATTACTTAGAAGTCCATATAAAAAGTGCAAAGGGCTTGCTGaaaatgtttggatttttttcaggttttgcCACGAACTATACTGTGCCATCTTTATGTTCTAAAATGAGTATTAACGCTTTTGTAACCATTTTCTCCTTGAGTAAAAACTTCATTCTTTAACACTGTTTATTGAGAAGAAGCAAGTTCTTCTAAGCACAACCCTTGGGCCTAGGCAGGGACTCCTGagctccttatttattttcaaatggacattttggttttcttaccaccacctctgccccagggtaACTATTCCATTGAGTTTGAACATTTCAAGGGCTTAGCTTTGGCTAACAGCCACCTGTTAAGCAGCCGGCAAGCTCACACATTcagttttaataagcaatttTAATCCTGCCTATACCTCGTCTGCAGCCCTGCCTGACAGTTGAGCTAACAAGAACCCATCTTGGGGGTAAAgaaccttttaaagaaaaaaattcctagcCGGCTGAACCTGAAATGGTCTGGACACTTAAATCTGTTTCAGATACTCGCTCGAACCTaaattatttactaaatatttgaaaatatgagaaGGTTTTTCCTCCGAGAACCAGAGGGGTGGAATTTCAGCTTTCTCCGGGTCTTATAAAAACAAACCGTGAAGAATGGTGGAGACAACTGATTCATGAATAACAAGGTCACCTAGACAGTTATTTACTCCCAACGTCTCCAACAGCATTAGCTGGTAGGGTAGGAATTCCCAAGAGTGATCACACAGTACCTAGGAACTACCAGGGCCTTAGAAATACCTCGTAAAAGTCAGTGATCGCCTCTAGAACAGTAGCCCCTAATTCTGGACTTCACTGAAAGCTGTGGACTCTGAATATGGAACTTGCTCAGCAACTTAAAGCCCTCACAGAATTCCCGCTGGGGCTGGGTTATGGACTAATCACTGTCAAAGAGCGTGTGTTGCAGGCTAAGTAAGGGTAGGCAGACTCCAGCCCCTGGGCCTAATCCGGCCCACCTATGTTTGTATGGTCAGGATGACAAACCAGGAtggtttctacatttttaaatggttgaaaaaagtaaaagatggaGACTATTTCATAACACACGGAAAGTATGTGAAATGCATATTTCACTGTCCTTAAATAAATTCCACTGTGCTCATTAGGAGATGTATTGATGAAAAGTtgtacatatttgttttttctctttttggagaAGTACCTACATAGTATCCTTGACGTTGCCTCTTGTGCCACAAAGCCTGAAATACTTACTAGTTAGTCAATTACAGAAGCAATTGCTGACCCTCATTCTAGAGGGTTCCAAGAAAGTAAAGCACTCCATCCATTTCTGGAGTAAAGCactaattttatatgtatataaatttaatacTTGTGGCGTGATTCCACAAGTTGAAAAGGTTTGGCTTTAGAAACCAATACTAAAATATTCACTACAATATTTTCTTAATTGGTACTAAAATTAGGATTCTTCActatttatttatgaaacaatAAGTACTCAGTGGTTAAGAATGGGGAGATAGATAGAATCTTGTGAAAGGTAAAATTTTAGGAGCCACCACATTTTGGGTCTTAAGGGATTCTGaagcaccttttaaaaaaatgtttatttatttttgagagagagagagagagagagagagagagagagacagaatcccaagcaggctccaggctctgagctgtcagtacagggcccaacgcagggctcgaacccatgaaccacgagatcgtgacctgagctgaagttggatgctcaaccaactgagccatccaggcgccccttgaagcaCCTTTGAATTGTAATACAATCCACTGAAAAACTATGCCTGAAATATCTCTAGTTTACACATACATTTTAGGAACACTGAGTTATCATTTAAAATGGGTTATCCCTCAAActagtataaagaaaaaaatgtgaagtgcTATGCGAAATCAATCTTTGTGTCTCCCCAACAGCTTAGATCTATTTGTAGTTACTTCAGTAATATCCAAGGTTCATTACAATTATTGTGTGATGAATGCAAGACACTTTAAGTCAATTATGCCAGTCCTTGCCTGAAGTCAACATAATTGAGGCCTTCCCTCTCTGAGCTCCTGTCTAGAGGTGGGCGactaaacatt
The DNA window shown above is from Lynx canadensis isolate LIC74 chromosome X, mLynCan4.pri.v2, whole genome shotgun sequence and carries:
- the MBNL3 gene encoding muscleblind-like protein 3 isoform X3; translation: MTAVNVTLVRDTKWLTLEVCREFQRGTCSRADADCKFAHPPRVCHVENGRVVACFDSLKGRCARENCKYLHPPPHLKTQLEINGRNNLIQQKTAAAMFAQQMQFMLQNAQMASLTSFPVNPPLAANPAMAFNPYLPHPGMGLLPAELVPNAPVLISGNPPLALPGAAGPKPMRSDRLEVCREFQRGNCTRGENDCRYAHPTDVSMIEASDNTVTICMDYIKGRCSREKCKYFHPPAHLQAKLRAAHHQMNHSAATAMALQPGALQLIPKRSALEKTNGATPFFNPSVFHCQQALAGLQLQPPAYIPAGPILCMAPASSVVPMMHGATPTTVSAATPPAASVPFAATAAGNQSKF
- the MBNL3 gene encoding muscleblind-like protein 3 isoform X2, producing MTAVNVTLVRDTKWLTLEVCREFQRGTCSRADADCKFAHPPRVCHVENGRVVACFDSLKGRCARENCKYLHPPPHLKTQLEINGRNNLIQQKTAAAMFAQQMQFMLQNAQMASLTSFPVNPPLAANPAMAFNPYLPHPGMGLLPAELVPNAPVLISGNPPLALPGAAGPKPMRSDRLEVCREFQRGNCTRGENDCRYAHPTDVSMIEASDNTVTICMDYIKGRCSREKCKYFHPPAHLQAKLRAAHHQMNHSAATAMALQPGALQLIPKRSALEKTNGATPFFNPSVFHCQQALAGLQLQPPAYIPAVPMMHGATPTTVSAATPPAASVPFAATAAGNQIPPLSIDELNSSMFVSQM
- the MBNL3 gene encoding muscleblind-like protein 3 isoform X1, which encodes MTAVNVTLVRDTKWLTLEVCREFQRGTCSRADADCKFAHPPRVCHVENGRVVACFDSLKGRCARENCKYLHPPPHLKTQLEINGRNNLIQQKTAAAMFAQQMQFMLQNAQMASLTSFPVNPPLAANPAMAFNPYLPHPGMGLLPAELVPNAPVLISGNPPLALPGAAGPKPMRSDRLEVCREFQRGNCTRGENDCRYAHPTDVSMIEASDNTVTICMDYIKGRCSREKCKYFHPPAHLQAKLRAAHHQMNHSAATAMALQPGALQLIPKRSALEKTNGATPFFNPSVFHCQQALAGLQLQPPAYIPAGPILCMAPASSVVPMMHGATPTTVSAATPPAASVPFAATAAGNQIPPLSIDELNSSMFVSQM